In one window of Chitinophagaceae bacterium DNA:
- the mreC gene encoding rod shape-determining protein MreC, whose product MQNFIRFLIKNHAAIWFIILQLIAITLIFNYQPYQKAHFINRSNYVAGSLDRQLSSVLHYVNLKEVNDSILAENAALYNMLFNSTEGLEKAVLFANQDTLNRKYDMIPANVIRNSVFSQRNYFTIDVGANQGIQPDDGIISKHGVAGIVVDVSDNYALCISLLHLESRISGRLSNSGYTGQLVWKRSNLQKGFLKDIPPHVNVTVGEEILTSGFSAIFPAGIPIGTVTDVNEERGANFLTIKLEYATIFQKLSYVYVIRHNDKEEILDLNNQYQ is encoded by the coding sequence ATGCAAAATTTTATACGCTTTTTGATTAAAAATCATGCGGCCATTTGGTTTATTATTTTACAGTTAATAGCCATTACGCTGATTTTCAATTACCAACCTTACCAAAAAGCTCATTTCATCAATCGTTCCAATTATGTAGCAGGGTCATTGGATAGGCAATTAAGCAGTGTATTACATTATGTAAATCTTAAAGAAGTTAATGACAGTATTCTAGCTGAGAATGCCGCCCTGTACAATATGCTCTTCAACAGTACTGAAGGTCTCGAAAAGGCAGTTTTATTTGCAAATCAGGACACTTTGAACAGAAAGTATGATATGATACCTGCCAATGTAATCCGTAACAGTGTTTTTAGTCAAAGGAATTATTTCACTATAGACGTAGGAGCTAATCAGGGAATACAGCCGGATGACGGAATTATTAGTAAACACGGAGTAGCGGGAATAGTGGTAGATGTCTCTGACAACTATGCTCTTTGTATCAGCTTGCTGCATCTTGAAAGCAGAATTAGCGGCAGGCTATCAAACAGTGGATATACCGGTCAGCTTGTCTGGAAAAGATCTAATCTTCAAAAAGGGTTTTTAAAAGATATTCCACCTCATGTAAATGTGACTGTAGGAGAAGAAATCTTAACCAGTGGCTTTTCTGCTATTTTTCCGGCAGGAATACCGATTGGAACGGTCACAGACGTTAATGAAGAAAGAGGCGCTAACTTCCTGACAATAAAGCTTGAATATGCTACTATTTTTCAAAAGTTGAGCTATGTATATGTTATCAGACATAATGATAAAGAAGAGATTCTGGACTTGAATAATCAATATCAATGA